Part of the Quercus robur chromosome 5, dhQueRobu3.1, whole genome shotgun sequence genome, AGGGAAGGCACTTGTCCGTTGCCCTTAAGACGGACCTGTTTAGCGCAACTATCTTGCCGTTCAAGCTTTGCACCTCTTTGACTATCTTTGGTGGGGCTAGCTCCATTATAGCCCGTACTTTCTCCAGATTGACCTCTATacctctttgggacaccatgaatcccaggaaTTTTCCCACAGTAACCCCGAATGCATACTTACTCAGATTTAACTTCATGTTGTATGTTCGAAGGGTGTCGAAAGTCTCTCGGAGGTCACTCAAGTGATCGTCTTCTCGTATGCTTTTTACTAGCATATCGTCTACATCTTAtgtgcaaacatcttgttcattagtctctggtacATCGCCCCTACATTTTTGAGTCCAAAtgacattactttgtaacagaagagtcccTAGCTAGTGACAAAGgaagttttttcttgatcagCTTCCACCATTTTGATCTGGTTGTAGTCTGaaaaagcgtccatgaagctcaaaaGTTGGTGCCTTGCGATTAAGTCTACTAAGGTATCTATCCGTGAGAGTGGATAATTGTCCTTGGGGCAGGCCCTATTGAGATCCATGAAATCAACGCACATCCTCTGCTTTCCATTGGCCTTTTTGACCATGACCACATTTGTCAACCAGTTGGGGTAGTACACCTCCCAAATGAAATTCGTGTCCAGCAACTTTTGAAATTCTTCAACTATAGCTCTGTCTCTTTCTTGAGCGAACACACGCTTTTTCTGTCAGATGGGAGGTGATGAGGGTGACACATTCAACCTGTGGACTATGATTGAAAGGTCAATccctggcatgtcctcgtgactctAGGCGAACACATCTTGGTTCTCTTTTAGAAACGTCGTGAGCACCTGTCGTACCATTTGACTAGACGACGCTCCCATTCTAGTTGTCTGTTCGGGCCTTGACTCATCGAGGGTCACTTTTTCTAGTTCTTCAACTGGCTCCGCTATTGCCCGTTGTTCTATGCACATTGTTTACTGGTGATCATTCATCTCAAGCATGGCTATGTAGCATTCGTGTGTAGCCACCTGATTCCCCTGTAGCTCTCCTACTCCGTATTCCGTAGGGAATTTGATCATCAAGTGGTCGGTTGAAATCATAGCCTTCCATGAATTAAGAGTTTGTCATCCAAGAATGGCATTATAAGCGGACAAGCAGTCGACCATGAGGAATGTCACGTCCTTAGTgatctgttgggggtaatcgCCTACTATTACTGACAATGTGACGGCGTCTAGGGGAAACACCCTTGTCCCTCCAAAGCCTACGAGGGGAGCATTTGTTGGGACCAGTTCTCTGTCAATCCTTATCTGCTGGAATGCCGGGTAATATAGAATGTCCGTCAAGCTACCATTGTCGACCGGAACTCGGTGCATGTTGTAATCCCCTAATTGTAGGCTGACAACGAGTGCATCGTCTACTATTACTGACAATGTTGTAATCGCCTACTATTACTGACAATGTGACGGCGTCTAGGGGAAACACCCTTGTCCCTCCAAAGCCTACGAGGGGAGCATTTGTTGGGACCAGTTCTCTGTCAATCCTTATCTACTGGAATGCCGGGTAATATAGAATGTCCGCCAAGCTACCATTGTCGACTGGAACCCGGTGCATGTTGTAATCCCCTACTTGTAGGCTGACAACGAGTGCATCGTCATGCGGGTGGTGAAGTCTTCAAGAATCCAATGACGGGGTTGTTTATTCGTGCATCTTAGGTACGAACCCTGTAAGTTGGACATTTTGGACCATCCTAAGATAGGTCTTGCGGGCCTTTTTGGATGACCTAGTGGTCATTGTGCCCTCTATGATCATTCTTATATCTCCGATAGGCAGTCTAGGACATTCATTCTCTTATTGTGGGGCTTGCTCCTGTGGTGGATCTGTCCTTTCCTTACTAATGAACCTCTGTAGTTTCCCTTATCTTATAAGAGCTTCTATTTGCTGCTTCAAATCGTAGTAGTCGGTTGTGTCATGGCCGTGATCACGGTGGAAACGGTAGTACTTATCCCTTGACCTCTTATTGGGATCTCCTTTTAGCTTGCCGGGAAATATCAGAGCTCCTTTGTCTTTTATCTGCATCAagacttggtctatcggggcCGTCAGTGATGTGAAACTTGCGAATTTCCCAATAGGGGGTCTAGAGCGTCGGTCATCCCGTTGTTCTTCGATCCTAGCCATCTTTCGCCCCCTATCTTGCCGAGTGTCCTCCTGTCTTTCCCTCTTTCTAGGCTTATCTTCTTGGGCCAATAACGCATCCTCCGCATTCATATATTTGGTAGCCTTGTAGAGCACATCCGACATGGTTTTTGGATTGTTCTTATATagagaaaataagaattttCCCTTCCATAGGCCATTAGTGAATGCTGCTACGAGTATTTTATCATCCGCTTCATCGATTGAAAGGGCCTTATTATTAAAACGAGTTATGTAGGTCCTCAGTGTCTCATCCTCTTGCTGCTTAATGTTCATCAGGCATGCAGTAGATTTCTTATATTTGTGTTCCCTGATGAAGTGCAAGGCGAATTGGGTACTTAGTTCTTTGAAGGAACTAATGGAGTTGGATGTCAGCTTGCTGAACCAGATCCTTGTGGGGCCCTTCAATGTGGTGGGGAAGGCTCTGCACATGATCTTGTCTAGTACCCCCTaaaggtgcatcaaggtcttgaaaGACTCCAAGTGGTCTAACGGGTCCTTATTTCCATCGTAGTTTTCCACTTGTGGCATACGAAACTTCGGTGGAAAGGGGAAAGAAGTGACGAGTGCTGTAAATGGTGAATCCATTCGATGGACCAAGTCATCGAGGTCGCTTGATACTTGCCCCTTGAGGGCATGCATCATAAAGTCCATCCATTCTCTCATCATTTGCATCTCCACAACAATGTGTGGAGGAGCCGTGTTAGTGATTGATGGACGGCTCAtgtcctttctttcttttctacttGGGGCATTACTTCCTTCCGGCCCCTCGTGGTCTCTTCGTTCAGTACGGGTACCTCATTAGTCCTCCTTTTGGGTACCCATTACCACATTCTCCTGCCGTAGTTGTTCCTCcaggtcttggttttgtttggtaAGACATTCCACTGCTGCCGTGAGGGTTTGGACCTGCCTTTCCAAGGCAGTAGGTCGTGGCTCGTCTCCTTGAACTTTGTTGGTGGTTGCCATTGAATGAGtaagtaccatgtaactctttgtCCGGGAAGCATTTGTATGGGCTTACAAATCGCAGTCATCCCCATAGACAACACcaattgatgatgccaaaaaaatACCAGTGAGCTACACAATCCTCACACGCTCACAACTATACCTGCACAACAACATGAAaggacctaacagagagcactgatgtggtgccggccaaataccctccaaagGTCAAGTTAGGATGTTTTCACAACTTTAGAGTGCCAGAGCTggggtgaattatgcgtacctgTTTTCTAagggtctttgggtttttatagtggtGTAGAGTTGAACTATTATGCTTGCATAGCAAGTCTTTTCCATATAGGGAAGATCCTCATTAATGAGCTTATCTTCTGGAATCTTCTTTGTATTAGAATTCTATTCGCATTAGGATTCTATGGACTGGGGTTAACCGTAGGGCGCAAGTTGTTTCCATTTAGGATTTCTTGGGCCCCACATAATGAACAACTAAGTGCCACGTGGCCTTTTGGTCCGTCCACCCCTTTTGTCCGTCCATGTAGGATCCATCTATTATTGGCCCATTTGCTTAGCAGGCCGTCCATATAATCTGATCCGTCACCTCCAATATTCTTCCTCTTCAAGCATAAACTATACAATCTAATATAaagataaattcatatattaacaacaacaataataaataaataaaacatgtaaatacataaagtttacaatagccttctacaagttttcatattttgaaatcgatgcataatagtctcattatcaatgttaCAAGCTACATCTCTTTTGATATACACAACCAAGTAATCATTCATTCACTAAATGTAGAACAAATTAtagagcaaaatttaattttattggcataaaaataaCTGAGGgtgttcccaaattttttttgaagggtagacaaataaaaaaaatttaaattattatatgtatatatatatatatatgtatgtatatatataaatttcagGTTAGGGTGGTCCTGGGACCACCTTGGCCTTAAGGTGGCATGCGTCCATGGATGTGCAGCCAACTCACCAACCCACCAAAATCGACctaatccaacccaacccatcaggTTGGGTCAGTTTTTAGGGGTTGGTGGGTTGAGTTgggttgtgaattttttttttagtgggtcaGATTGGGTTTGGGTAACCTGACTCGAcccacctatatttaatatatattatacaattttttttatttacttttttactcctcttcctaaataaaacccaaaccctaagTTCTCATTTCAATCTCCTTCTTATCTCACGTGTTAGCTTGAATTTTGAAGcactattaaattttaaaatagtttgtggtggtgttgttctaatgttaaatttaataataattatagcaattaaaaaaaaatttcaacccatggtccaacccaacccatgagGGTTGGGTTGGACCCTTGtaatgggtcgggttgggttggattttttgacccaccatggttgATTGGGTTGAAAAAACGGGAGAGGATCACCTCTAGTTTAGAAATCTACAGTTTCCTTCCATTTTAAAATGGATGAGTGACACATGGAAATAAAGTGATCTAACGATTAAAAAAAGCCAACAATTTATCATCTCTCTCTTGCCTCTCCCTTCACCATCTTTGAACCACCGTCGCTTTCACCACCTCCATTGCTCAACTCAAGACCACCACTGCCTTCACTACCTCCACAAGGCCTCACAAATTCCTCTCTGCCGCTACCTTGCCACCATCAAAAGCCACTGATCCAAGCCATCAAGCAATCCAAGTCTTCGTTTAGATCTGTGAGTTTTCTTCAGTCCTTTCACAAAACCAACACCACAAATCTCTTCATTAGCCTCCAATATGCAAAACCAAAGAATCTGGCCTCCATCATCAGCTTCACACACCACCATGTGCAATTTGAACTTTGACCATTGATCCATGTGTTGTTGTTGACTGTGGCTCCAAATCCAATAATTGTCGCATGAAGGTTTACTTTTGCTTctgtttttgaaaacacaaattgCTTATTTTCTAGTCGTTAGATCATTTTATTTTCACGTGTCACTCATCTATTTTTAAATGGGAGGAAACTACAAATTTCTAAACTGGAGGTGATCCTCTCCCTAAGAAAACCTCTCAACCCATCCCAACTCTACACACGCACACCCCTTATTTACTTCCTATATCTCTCATGCGCAATCAAGAATGTTGTTacattgttctctatttatataCTAAATACCAAGCTAAGAAATTAGTCTAAAAGTATACTCTAAGAAGTCTACTGTAATGATTGACCCAAGCACTCTTCATGTAAGCTATTGTGAAAGGGGCATTGCCCCTAACCTAGGGCATCTCCTATTGACCTAAATGATTAGCACAACCAAGTTAGATATCTTATATTGAATGTATGACATGCATTGAGTAGAGCCTACTTTGATGCATGTCATACACTCAATCAAGATTAGCACAACCAACTCACATGGGTAGGGGCAATCATGCAAGCGGTCTAATATACTAAATAAGTTCGTATGCATATGCGTGCTACTTTCACTTTGGGCACACTCACAAACCTTGAGGTCAAGACATACACACTCTCATAGTTTTCTTCGCTTTGAGCAAGCATTTCTCTCTCCTAAGCATGCTTAGCACATTAACCCAAGATTGCCATTTTTGTCCAATTATTTGATGGTATGAAAATTCTATTAGGAAAGAGAGA contains:
- the LOC126728112 gene encoding uncharacterized protein LOC126728112, whose product is MCRAFPTTLKGPTRIWFSKLTSNSISSFKELSTQFALHFIREHKYKKSTACLMNIKQQEDETLRTYITRFNNKALSIDEADDKILVAAFTNGLWKGKFLFSLYKNNPKTMSDVLYKATKYMNAEDALLAQEDKPRKRERQEDTRQDRGRKMARIEEQRDDRRSRPPIGKFASFTSLTAPIDQVLMQIKDKGALIFPGKLKGDPNKRSRDKYYRFHRDHGHDTTDYYDLKQQIEALIR